A region of Cardinium endosymbiont of Sogatella furcifera DNA encodes the following proteins:
- a CDS encoding NeuD/PglB/VioB family sugar acetyltransferase → MHKGVIILGACQLTKGALDIFQKNNLIVYGILDDETKWHNTTIHNIPVLGATDDPTFLELLNQECAAFIAYRHIQKRKNCLNFLIAQQKSTPISAIHPSAIIADGVQMGLGNYIGAQVCLASEASVGNHCILHNGVVIEAETQIHDWVEIGAGSIIGDHVTIEEEVFIGIGARIIPGVTIQKGASIGAGSVVLGNVKKGDVLLGNPAKSIQQG, encoded by the coding sequence ATGCATAAAGGTGTGATTATTTTGGGCGCATGCCAGCTTACAAAGGGGGCTTTAGACATTTTTCAAAAAAACAATTTAATCGTCTATGGCATTTTAGATGATGAAACAAAATGGCATAATACCACTATTCATAACATTCCTGTTTTAGGCGCTACGGATGATCCAACCTTTCTTGAGTTACTGAACCAGGAATGTGCTGCTTTTATCGCCTACCGTCATATCCAAAAAAGAAAAAACTGTTTAAACTTTTTAATTGCCCAACAAAAGTCCACACCCATCTCGGCGATTCATCCATCAGCCATTATAGCGGACGGGGTGCAAATGGGTTTAGGTAATTATATAGGTGCACAGGTTTGTTTGGCTTCAGAGGCAAGTGTAGGGAACCACTGTATACTACACAATGGGGTGGTCATCGAAGCAGAAACCCAGATCCATGATTGGGTAGAAATAGGTGCGGGTAGCATTATTGGTGACCACGTCACCATAGAAGAAGAGGTGTTTATTGGCATAGGCGCTAGAATTATTCCGGGTGTTACGATTCAAAAGGGAGCGAGTATTGGTGCAGGGTCGGTTGTGTTAGGGAATGTAAAAAAGGGGGATGTGTTGCTGGGAAATCCAGCAAAGTCTATTCAACAAGGATAA
- the dnaX gene encoding DNA polymerase III subunit gamma/tau, translating to MSQFVVSARKYRPTSFKDVISQPHVTTTLKNAIASGQLAHAFLFCGPRGVGKTTCARILAKAINCIQVTETVEPCNQCTHCLSLNSHSAMNVYELDAASNNSVEDIRELVGQVRYAPQMGKYKIYIIDEVHMLSNAAFNAFLKTLEEPPSYAIFILATTERHKVLPTILSRCQIFNFNRIKVEDIVTQLKAIAANEAIAYEESALQLVAQKAEGAMRDALSIFDLITASVGTGGKITYAATRDHLQILDYDYYFKCIDACLGGDIPAVLTLYDAVLRAGFNGHHFVVGLGEHLRNLLVCTDDATLPLLEVTDNMRSRYAEHASRCKMPFLLKALTRLNQCDIGYKSSQHQRLHVELALIDLATSHLSTSASTPLPDQSLPKIDHPQAPISTQPKQMDAAPVGSSITPLAKPNPDHLPTTPAPAAQQPTTITIPTLASLKSTLTTKEKAHEVDVKKK from the coding sequence ATGAGCCAATTTGTAGTCTCTGCAAGAAAATACCGTCCTACTAGTTTTAAAGATGTCATCAGTCAGCCCCATGTTACCACCACATTAAAGAATGCCATAGCCTCTGGGCAACTTGCACATGCTTTTCTTTTTTGTGGTCCACGTGGTGTGGGTAAAACTACTTGTGCCCGTATTTTAGCCAAAGCCATCAATTGCATACAAGTAACCGAAACAGTAGAACCCTGTAACCAGTGCACCCATTGCCTAAGCTTAAACAGCCATAGCGCTATGAATGTCTATGAGTTAGATGCAGCTTCTAACAATTCTGTGGAAGACATTCGTGAACTGGTGGGACAGGTGCGCTATGCCCCTCAAATGGGTAAATACAAGATTTACATTATAGATGAGGTGCATATGTTGTCTAATGCGGCTTTTAATGCTTTTCTCAAAACGCTTGAAGAACCTCCTAGCTATGCCATATTTATATTGGCTACTACAGAGCGACATAAGGTTTTACCTACTATTTTATCTCGTTGTCAAATCTTTAACTTTAATAGAATTAAAGTAGAGGATATTGTTACACAACTCAAAGCCATTGCGGCAAATGAGGCTATCGCTTATGAGGAATCTGCACTGCAGCTGGTTGCACAAAAGGCAGAAGGGGCGATGCGGGATGCGCTTTCCATCTTTGATCTGATCACGGCCTCTGTAGGCACAGGAGGAAAAATTACGTATGCGGCTACACGTGATCATCTCCAAATTTTGGACTACGACTATTATTTTAAATGTATAGATGCTTGCTTAGGGGGGGATATTCCTGCGGTCCTCACGCTTTATGATGCTGTTTTACGTGCAGGTTTTAATGGCCATCATTTTGTGGTAGGCCTTGGTGAACATCTACGCAACCTATTGGTCTGCACAGACGATGCTACGCTCCCGCTTTTAGAGGTCACGGATAATATGCGTTCACGTTATGCGGAGCATGCATCTAGATGTAAGATGCCATTTTTATTAAAAGCGTTAACACGCTTAAACCAATGTGATATAGGCTATAAGTCTAGCCAACACCAAAGATTGCATGTCGAACTGGCACTGATTGACTTAGCCACTAGTCATTTGTCTACCTCAGCAAGCACGCCATTACCAGATCAATCATTACCAAAAATAGATCATCCCCAAGCACCCATTAGTACGCAACCTAAACAAATGGATGCTGCTCCCGTTGGGTCCTCTATAACGCCACTAGCCAAGCCAAACCCCGACCATTTGCCTACCACGCCCGCCCCGGCTGCTCAGCAGCCAACAACTATAACGATTCCTACCTTAGCAAGTTTAAAATCCACATTGACCACAAAAGAAAAAGCGCATGAGGTTGATGTAAAAAAAAAGTAG